The bacterium DNA window CCGAGTTGGGCGGCCTCTTCGGCGCTTTGGGCAAGAATACCGAGCGCAAGGAAGAAAAACGCCGCTCCCGCAAGCAGGCTCGCAAGGAGCTGCGCATCGACGATCCGGCCTATCAACGGGTCGAGCGCAAGGACGACATCGCCGACGAATCGCAGCAAGAAGGCGGCGAGCTGGAAGCCGAGGCCGAGTTCGAGGAAGAGGATTTGGTCGTCGAGACCGCCGAGATGGAGTCCATCTTCATCAAGGTCGACGAGTCTTAAGCCTTATAAGTCTTGCTCGAAAGATCGAGCATAACCCGTCATTTCCAAATAACCTTTTGACTTCACCGGCCGAGAGCCGCGGTGGCCGCTGATTTCCACGCTGCCTTCCCAGTAGGTCACCTGGGTGCTCTTGCGGGTATCCAGCTCCTGATCGGGAAAGGCGGCGCGGGCTTTCAGGTCGAGGCCCAGCTTGGGCACCTGAATCCGCCATTCCAAGGGATAGTTCCCGCCGGAGCGGGGACTTCGCCAAAAACCGCCGGCCTCGACGCGAAGATCCCCGGCTGCCAGGCTTTGCCAATGGCCCTGGCTCTGGAAAAATCCGCCATAGAGAAAATCCTTTGCCGGATCCCGCCGGTCGCGGAGGCGGTAGACCATCAGGGCTTCGCCCTGGCCCAGCGGCAGCCCCATCCAATCCCAGCCGCTTTGCTCGGGACCGAGCTGGCCGGAGCCGAATTCGTGATCCATCCAGGCCTGGCCGTGGACCGGAATCTCGCGACTGCCTTTCTTGAGCGTTCCGCTCACCGCCAAGCCGGGGAGAGAGTAGTAATAGCTGGCCTTGCCCGGCTCCCGGGATTTCGGCGAGTAGCCACCCTGACC harbors:
- a CDS encoding lipocalin-like domain-containing protein, which translates into the protein MRNDRGSGAKAPCYWLLIFFALFSNIAQAADFAAVTPGRSFQFPRDHGAHPEFKTEWWYFTGHLQDGGGKTYGFQWTVFRSGLRPPAGESRPSASPWRAEQIFLGHLAVSELDEKRFHFEEGAARAAFGLAGAETESFRVWLPGFSAETAGDQTRIRGEKGEWSLDLSMKLPDSAWLQGQGGYSPKSREPGKASYYYSLPGLAVSGTLKKGSREIPVHGQAWMDHEFGSGQLGPEQSGWDWMGLPLGQGEALMVYRLRDRRDPAKDFLYGGFFQSQGHWQSLAAGDLRVEAGGFWRSPRSGGNYPLEWRIQVPKLGLDLKARAAFPDQELDTRKSTQVTYWEGSVEISGHRGSRPVKSKGYLEMTGYARSFEQDL